One Trichomycterus rosablanca isolate fTriRos1 chromosome 10, fTriRos1.hap1, whole genome shotgun sequence DNA window includes the following coding sequences:
- the LOC134322140 gene encoding zinc finger protein 239-like, translating into GFTQQSNLVVHQRIHTGEKPYRCSQCGKRFNQQSNLQVHKLIHTGEKPYSCTQCGKSFRRQSFLQLHRRIHTGEKPYQCSQCGKNFTDKSNLKTHQRVHTGEKPYQCSHCGKSFTHRSHLQTHQRIHAGEKPHQCSQCGKCFIKHSDLQQHQYVHTEAKPYYCSECGKSFTEKRKFRNHQYVHTGVKLYQCSQCGKSFTAQSNLKKHQRIHTGEKPYRCSECGRSFNRQCSLQRHQRIHTGEKPYHCSGCGLSFGYLNTFKRHKCIKTEPLPPDIITVTVV; encoded by the coding sequence GGTTTTACCCAGCAGAGTAATCTCGTagtgcaccagcgcattcacacgggaGAGAAACCGTACCGGTGTTCGCAGTGTGGGAAACGTTTTAACCAACAGAGTAATCTTCAAGTACACAAACTCATCCACACGGGAGAGAAGCCGTACTCCTGCAcgcagtgtggaaagagtttccgCCGACAGAGTTTCCTCCAActgcaccggcgcattcacaccggagagaagccgtatcagtgctcacaatgtgggaagaACTTTACAGACAAGAGCAATctgaaaacacaccagcgcgttcacacgggagagaaaccgtatcagtgctcgcattgtggaaagagttttactcaccGTAGTCATCTCCAaacgcaccagcgcattcacgctGGAGAAAAACCACACCAGTGTTCACAATGTGGGAAGTGTTTTATCAAACACAGTGACCTCCAGCAGCACCAGTACGTTCACACCGAAGCGAAGCCGTATTACtgttcagagtgtggaaagagcttcaCTGAGAAGAGGAAGTTTCGGAACCACCAGTACGTTCATACTGGAgtgaaactgtatcagtgctcacagtgtgggaagagcttcacaGCCCAGAGTAATCTGAaaaagcaccagcgcattcacaccggggaGAAACCATACCGGTGCTCAGAATGTGGGAGGAGTTTCAATCGCCAGTGTAGTCTTCAACggcaccagcgtattcacactggagagaagccgtatcattGCTCAGGGTGTGGACTGAGTTTTGGTTATTTAAATACGTTTAAGAGACACAAGTGCATCAAGACTGAGCCGTTACCTCCGGATATAATCACAGTTACCGTtgtttaa